Proteins encoded together in one Candidatus Neomarinimicrobiota bacterium window:
- a CDS encoding marine proteobacterial sortase target protein, whose amino-acid sequence MNGLLPRFVLTMCFVSFGFSNTSDKIPINLNDVKEGMLLIAAEEPGAYYEMPKLDTRVKIKISGMVATATVDQVFTNDNDAPIEAIYVFPLPDQAAVSDMQMLVNDRLIQSEVAERKEAKKKYEQAKKEGRRTSLTEQERPNIFTNSVANILPGDTIIVRLQYVDHVDYSSGTFHLRFPMVVGPRYIPGDTIPGFSGSGWSVDTDKVPDASRITPPVVKDEKRSGNTVSLSVELETGLELETVFSVSHEVDIIHTGTGSRFIVLKNSDEIPNRDFVLEYKIAQGSEPKAALFSAKKGNDDYFMLMAVPPVDVPEENLPKEMIYVLDVSGSMSGESIRQAKKVLVKAIESLGNQDHFNIIRFNNHFQKFSLAPVPASWANKRDAVKHVKYFTASGGTNVRPALKAALKEVSDPSAVRMIMFLTDGDVGNENAILSDIKNYLGNSRLFPIGIGSSPNSFLLRKSAKIGKGTFTHISSTSQVEGKMNTLLRRIEKPVLTNMNLKIDGNVDFHPNPIRDLFHDEPMLIFGKTSGLKNETAVLTGKTPAGYFRMDLPLDLENTKNDPGIPSIWARRNIGDLMDDYRLGNKDVKDNIIQLALDHNLVTKFTSFVAVENRIMNPGGQLASLSIPTDLPKGWNYDAVFGSAKMVVMKSADSNGQQNLIQKVSNITLPQTGTSFPLMILIGCVLIGTGFALTRMFVERTRK is encoded by the coding sequence ATGAACGGATTGTTACCTCGTTTTGTCTTAACCATGTGTTTTGTATCGTTCGGTTTTTCGAACACAAGCGACAAAATCCCGATTAACCTGAATGATGTAAAGGAAGGAATGCTGCTGATTGCGGCAGAAGAACCCGGTGCCTATTATGAAATGCCAAAGCTCGATACTCGCGTAAAGATAAAGATAAGCGGTATGGTCGCCACCGCCACGGTGGATCAGGTATTCACCAACGATAACGATGCGCCGATCGAGGCGATCTATGTTTTTCCGCTTCCGGATCAGGCGGCTGTCTCGGACATGCAGATGCTGGTCAACGACCGGCTGATCCAGAGCGAAGTCGCCGAGCGGAAAGAAGCGAAAAAGAAGTACGAACAAGCGAAAAAGGAAGGGAGGCGCACTAGCCTCACCGAACAGGAACGGCCGAATATCTTTACCAATTCCGTAGCCAATATTTTGCCCGGCGACACGATAATAGTTCGCCTGCAGTACGTGGACCACGTGGATTACTCTTCCGGCACTTTCCACCTTCGGTTCCCGATGGTGGTAGGCCCGAGATACATTCCGGGAGATACGATTCCGGGATTTTCAGGCTCAGGCTGGTCCGTGGACACGGACAAAGTACCGGATGCCAGCCGCATCACGCCGCCGGTGGTGAAGGACGAAAAGCGCAGCGGAAACACGGTAAGCCTTTCAGTTGAATTGGAAACAGGTCTTGAACTGGAAACGGTGTTTTCCGTTTCCCACGAAGTGGACATCATTCACACTGGAACCGGCTCGCGTTTTATTGTTCTTAAAAATTCGGATGAAATTCCCAATCGGGATTTTGTTTTGGAATACAAGATTGCGCAAGGAAGCGAACCGAAAGCAGCGCTCTTTTCAGCGAAAAAAGGGAATGACGATTATTTCATGCTGATGGCAGTTCCGCCTGTGGATGTACCGGAAGAAAACCTTCCAAAGGAAATGATCTATGTTCTGGATGTTTCAGGTTCGATGAGCGGTGAATCAATACGCCAGGCGAAAAAGGTTTTGGTGAAAGCGATTGAATCTTTGGGCAATCAAGATCATTTTAACATCATTCGTTTTAACAACCATTTCCAAAAGTTCAGTCTAGCGCCAGTTCCCGCTTCATGGGCTAACAAACGTGATGCGGTAAAGCATGTCAAATATTTTACTGCTTCGGGTGGAACGAACGTGCGGCCTGCACTAAAAGCAGCATTGAAAGAAGTGTCCGATCCCAGCGCGGTGCGAATGATCATGTTTCTCACGGATGGCGATGTCGGAAATGAGAATGCAATTTTATCCGATATCAAGAATTATCTCGGAAATTCTCGTCTTTTTCCCATAGGAATCGGATCTTCGCCAAACTCGTTTTTGCTAAGAAAATCAGCGAAGATTGGGAAGGGAACATTTACACACATATCATCTACATCTCAGGTAGAGGGGAAAATGAACACGCTTCTAAGGCGGATTGAAAAGCCGGTGCTCACAAACATGAACCTCAAGATTGACGGCAACGTAGATTTTCATCCAAATCCAATTCGAGACCTTTTCCATGATGAGCCGATGCTGATATTCGGGAAAACCAGCGGTTTGAAAAATGAAACTGCTGTGCTGACCGGAAAGACACCGGCGGGATATTTTCGGATGGATCTTCCTCTAGACCTTGAAAACACCAAAAATGATCCGGGTATCCCGTCGATTTGGGCAAGACGCAACATCGGTGACTTGATGGATGACTATCGTCTCGGGAATAAAGATGTGAAGGATAATATCATCCAACTCGCGCTCGATCATAATCTCGTTACAAAATTCACCTCTTTCGTGGCGGTAGAAAACAGGATTATGAATCCGGGTGGGCAGTTAGCCTCGCTTTCGATTCCGACGGATCTTCCTAAAGGTTGGAATTACGATGCTGTCTTCGGCAGTGCAAAGATGGTTGTGATGAAAAGTGCCGATTCCAACGGTCAGCAGAACCTCATCCAAAAGGTATCGAATATAACGTTACCGCAGACCGGAACATCCTTTCCGCTAATGATTTTGATCGGATGTGTTCTGATTGGAACAGGTTTCGCGCTAACGCGGATGTTTGTAGAGAGGACGAGAAAATGA
- a CDS encoding DUF481 domain-containing protein, translating into MVVINRKQNLIHYILILLSVGCLIAQVNTEDLRAEDANGIMHQFSLDLAVEKADEEVVDIAAEYRLDVAIKKGLTSFLILNYENGYEKEKGADINTIVNKGFGHLRVTKSLTEKYFLEGFSQFGFNDFLDLNNRFLVGSGLRVKLSNSNRTTIFLGIGAMQENETYGLATEPEMKLIRSTNYLTYMWKLSDTIQLNNTAYFQVASSDAKDYRVLYDGGFDIALNKSFSIAIKLNYRYDNDPHGTLGNTYIQLSNGISFIF; encoded by the coding sequence ATGGTTGTTATCAATAGAAAACAAAATTTGATTCATTATATCCTGATTCTACTTTCCGTTGGATGTCTGATAGCGCAGGTTAATACCGAGGATTTGAGGGCGGAGGATGCCAATGGAATTATGCACCAATTCAGCCTTGACCTTGCTGTAGAAAAAGCAGATGAAGAAGTTGTGGACATTGCAGCAGAATACAGGCTGGATGTGGCTATCAAAAAAGGATTGACCAGTTTCTTAATTCTTAATTATGAAAATGGATATGAAAAAGAAAAGGGTGCGGATATAAATACCATTGTAAATAAGGGGTTCGGCCATTTGAGAGTGACTAAATCGCTAACGGAAAAGTACTTTTTAGAAGGGTTTTCTCAATTCGGATTTAATGATTTTTTAGATTTGAACAACCGTTTTCTTGTAGGTTCGGGCCTAAGAGTAAAACTGTCTAACAGCAATCGAACAACGATTTTTTTAGGAATCGGCGCCATGCAGGAAAATGAGACTTACGGGCTAGCGACAGAACCGGAAATGAAACTAATTCGATCTACCAATTACCTAACGTATATGTGGAAATTATCCGACACGATTCAGTTGAATAATACGGCCTATTTTCAAGTTGCTTCTTCGGATGCGAAGGATTACCGTGTGTTATATGATGGAGGGTTTGATATTGCGCTGAACAAGTCATTTTCAATTGCGATCAAGTTAAACTACCGATATGATAATGATCCCCACGGAACTTTGGGGAATACGTACATTCAATTATCGAATGGGATTTCATTTATTTTTTAA
- a CDS encoding tetratricopeptide repeat protein has protein sequence MDLLIIAIVITILVIAGVAFYVSRPKIKPKTESLYTDALNAIVRGDNHTAMEHLRNVVKQNTEHVGAYLQLGDLLREDNHPEQAIKIHQALTVRPNLPDSLKVDIHKSLALDYSRKGEMEKAKIEGERILKIDRKNTWCIEFLLEIAERERDWEQAASMAKLSQRLNHSQDENRLAKFQVYQGMDKLARGDRPGAETSFNKAIQLAPTFGLPYLRKGDFLAEERNLVKAIDAWEQFAILSPEQSRCVFSKIETALFDLGRFSEVEKFYQRVLERDSSNIDALAKLANVYEEKGEHQKALNLVNETLNQNQDSAHVRLMKLKLSLNTSRPHELAHQIDELADLITSQEKNA, from the coding sequence TTGGACCTATTGATTATAGCAATAGTAATTACCATTCTGGTGATTGCCGGTGTTGCATTTTACGTTTCTCGCCCAAAGATTAAACCCAAAACCGAATCTCTTTACACGGATGCGCTAAATGCTATCGTCCGTGGTGATAATCATACGGCTATGGAACATTTGCGGAATGTTGTGAAGCAAAATACCGAACATGTGGGCGCTTATTTGCAGCTTGGTGATCTTTTGCGGGAAGATAACCATCCTGAACAAGCAATCAAAATTCACCAAGCTTTAACAGTGAGGCCAAATCTTCCCGACTCTCTCAAAGTTGACATTCATAAATCATTGGCGCTAGATTATTCCAGGAAGGGAGAAATGGAGAAGGCAAAAATTGAAGGGGAGCGCATTCTCAAAATTGATAGAAAAAATACATGGTGCATTGAATTTCTTCTTGAAATTGCCGAACGCGAACGTGATTGGGAACAAGCCGCTTCTATGGCGAAACTTTCGCAGAGATTGAATCATAGTCAGGACGAAAACCGGTTGGCGAAATTCCAAGTGTATCAGGGTATGGACAAACTTGCCCGCGGTGATAGACCCGGAGCGGAAACCAGTTTTAACAAAGCCATACAACTGGCACCAACATTTGGTCTGCCGTACCTGAGAAAAGGTGATTTTCTCGCGGAAGAGAGAAATCTTGTAAAAGCAATAGACGCGTGGGAACAGTTTGCTATTTTATCACCTGAACAAAGTCGGTGTGTATTTTCAAAAATCGAAACAGCATTGTTTGATCTGGGACGATTTAGTGAAGTGGAAAAATTTTATCAACGGGTTCTTGAGAGAGATTCCTCAAACATTGATGCATTGGCAAAGTTGGCAAATGTGTACGAGGAGAAGGGAGAGCATCAAAAAGCACTAAATCTTGTGAATGAAACCTTGAATCAAAATCAAGATTCGGCTCATGTTCGTCTGATGAAATTGAAGTTGTCTCTTAATACATCACGGCCTCATGAACTGGCTCACCAGATTGATGAATTGGCTGATCTCATTACATCCCAAGAAAAAAACGCATGA
- a CDS encoding LapA family protein has protein sequence MKLVRIFASLILVLALVYFLTENAGDESRVYVNLLFAEYVDAPVSMIMLGALAIGILIGYGVGITSILSAKADIRSLRTKNRRLSDELNDLRNVAIDEGIYDSEDEDI, from the coding sequence ATGAAACTTGTAAGAATATTTGCATCTCTGATATTGGTATTAGCGCTGGTATATTTTCTCACCGAAAATGCTGGAGACGAATCTAGGGTGTACGTCAATCTATTATTTGCGGAATATGTTGATGCACCTGTGTCTATGATTATGCTAGGCGCTCTAGCCATAGGAATCTTGATAGGCTACGGCGTTGGTATAACATCCATTTTATCTGCCAAAGCGGATATTAGATCCCTGCGCACCAAAAACCGCCGTCTATCGGATGAACTCAATGATCTACGGAATGTTGCTATTGATGAAGGCATTTACGACTCTGAGGATGAGGATATTTAA
- the miaB gene encoding tRNA (N6-isopentenyl adenosine(37)-C2)-methylthiotransferase MiaB, with the protein MNKSYFIETFGCQMNVADSELISGLLEKEGFTSTKHIEDADAVFVNTCAIREHAEEKVHSQLGRYYKLKQEKPGMLIGVLGCMAQHLKDYILESRPYVDLVLGPDSYRKLPGLIRSRMEPSHSRVDTQLSRLEVYDGLFPSRKEGINAWISIMRGCDKFCTFCIVPFTRGRERSRSIESIVTEMKKAVQDGFPEVTLLGQNVNSYLHEGEGFADLLDAAANVDGIRRIRYTSPHPQDMTQNVLDVMASHDAICNYVHLPLQAGSNRILKRMNRTYTREHFLALVDTIRGTLPSVGISTDIIVGFPGETQAEFEKTVEVMRAVKFDSAYTFKYSSRSGTKAAEYTDHISADVMQDRLAEVIDIQKQHTFERNFDQVGKVEQVLVEKGSKRSSTKWAGRTDSNKWVIFNRGNAKIKDMVPVEILEAKGITLHGKLLKAKVAA; encoded by the coding sequence ATGAATAAATCTTATTTCATAGAAACGTTTGGTTGCCAAATGAATGTGGCAGACAGCGAGCTTATTTCCGGGTTGCTAGAGAAAGAGGGATTTACGTCCACAAAGCACATAGAAGATGCAGATGCGGTATTTGTAAATACCTGTGCCATTCGGGAACATGCGGAAGAAAAGGTACACTCGCAGCTTGGGCGTTATTACAAACTGAAGCAGGAAAAACCCGGCATGCTTATTGGAGTGCTTGGTTGTATGGCTCAGCATTTGAAAGATTATATTTTGGAATCACGACCGTATGTGGATCTTGTACTCGGACCAGATTCCTATCGGAAACTTCCGGGATTAATCCGAAGCAGAATGGAACCCTCTCATTCTAGAGTGGATACACAATTATCCCGATTAGAAGTGTACGATGGACTGTTTCCCAGCAGGAAAGAGGGTATTAATGCGTGGATTTCCATTATGCGCGGATGTGATAAATTTTGCACGTTTTGTATCGTTCCTTTTACTCGTGGCCGAGAGCGAAGTCGCAGCATTGAAAGTATTGTAACTGAAATGAAAAAAGCCGTACAGGATGGATTTCCGGAAGTGACACTTCTTGGTCAAAATGTGAATTCATATCTTCATGAAGGAGAAGGATTTGCTGATCTTTTAGATGCAGCAGCAAACGTGGATGGAATCCGCCGAATTCGGTACACCTCACCACATCCTCAGGATATGACGCAAAATGTTCTGGATGTGATGGCTTCTCATGATGCCATCTGCAATTATGTCCATCTTCCGCTTCAAGCAGGATCAAACCGAATTTTGAAACGAATGAATAGAACCTACACGCGAGAGCATTTTCTTGCTTTAGTTGACACCATTCGAGGAACGCTCCCAAGTGTTGGAATCTCTACCGATATTATTGTTGGTTTCCCCGGAGAGACGCAAGCCGAATTTGAAAAAACAGTCGAAGTGATGCGTGCAGTTAAATTTGATTCGGCATATACATTCAAATATTCTTCGCGTTCCGGGACCAAAGCGGCGGAGTATACAGATCATATCTCGGCAGATGTTATGCAGGATAGATTGGCAGAAGTTATCGACATACAAAAGCAGCATACTTTTGAACGAAATTTTGATCAGGTTGGAAAAGTGGAACAGGTTTTGGTGGAGAAAGGAAGTAAACGGTCAAGTACAAAATGGGCAGGTAGAACCGATTCAAATAAATGGGTTATTTTTAACCGTGGGAATGCTAAAATTAAGGACATGGTTCCGGTAGAGATATTGGAAGCTAAGGGCATAACACTTCATGGTAAACTTTTGAAAGCAAAGGTGGCAGCATAA
- a CDS encoding M23 family metallopeptidase, producing the protein MRKIPFSLIRAIMMMKKSKSYKRYTLVSEYDAGVRHWSLSGQRLFALLSVSVVVIASVLFLSAEFLTNTLYKVQVSSLQDEYKDMENDLIDLQLKMESITGKVTHIEEKDKALRTYAGLPEIDEDVRKVGIGGVRLSTANIADDHRKKLESKISSLQTDLDQLSRKIKLELKSYVDIYDRVTQNSNHLSSVPSISPVTDGYLNSRFGYRKDPFTGKSRFHYGQDFAVNTGTPIYAPADGVVKFSGREGGFGKVIKLDHGMGYRTIYAHLSKISVKRGQKIDRGQLIGKSGNSGRSDGPHLHYEIHRNGQAQNPLNYIFTGYLK; encoded by the coding sequence TTGCGTAAAATACCCTTCTCTTTAATTAGAGCAATTATGATGATGAAGAAATCCAAATCTTATAAGCGTTATACACTTGTGTCGGAATATGATGCAGGCGTTCGGCATTGGTCCTTGAGCGGCCAGCGCTTGTTTGCGCTGTTGTCTGTATCGGTTGTTGTTATAGCATCCGTTCTTTTTCTAAGCGCGGAATTCCTAACCAATACGTTGTACAAAGTACAAGTATCTTCATTGCAAGATGAGTACAAGGATATGGAGAACGATCTTATTGATCTTCAACTGAAAATGGAATCGATCACCGGGAAAGTCACACATATTGAGGAAAAAGACAAAGCGTTGCGTACATACGCCGGTCTTCCTGAAATTGACGAAGACGTACGAAAGGTTGGCATTGGGGGAGTTCGGTTATCTACTGCTAATATAGCAGATGATCATAGAAAGAAATTAGAATCCAAAATTTCGTCTCTTCAAACGGATCTTGATCAACTTTCAAGAAAAATAAAACTTGAGCTCAAAAGCTACGTGGATATCTATGATCGAGTCACTCAAAATTCTAATCATTTAAGTTCTGTACCATCCATTTCTCCTGTGACAGACGGCTATTTAAATTCCAGATTTGGATATCGCAAAGATCCCTTTACGGGAAAATCCCGGTTTCACTATGGCCAGGATTTTGCCGTGAATACCGGAACGCCGATTTACGCTCCGGCTGATGGTGTGGTGAAATTTTCCGGTAGAGAGGGCGGATTTGGGAAAGTGATTAAACTTGATCACGGTATGGGTTATAGAACCATTTATGCGCATCTGTCAAAAATATCTGTTAAGAGGGGACAGAAAATTGACCGTGGACAACTTATCGGAAAATCCGGCAATTCAGGACGGTCTGATGGACCGCATTTGCATTATGAAATTCACCGGAACGGTCAGGCGCAAAACCCGTTGAATTATATTTTCACCGGTTACTTAAAGTAA
- a CDS encoding sigma-70 family RNA polymerase sigma factor, with amino-acid sequence MGLAKSQQGGKTALDLYINEIKSIEPLDPIEEVKLAQLSKKGDQDAFNKLITHNLRFVVAVAKKFQHHSIPLEDLINEGNLGLIKAVDKFDETRGFKFISYAVWWISQSIRQAISKTGRTIRLPTNVTESMGKLYKQSLELESLYEREPTSEELAEIADTTIHWIENLLQSTSDPLSLDDPVGNSETTLKDLLSSEDHRPEMQTMKESLETEIRNTMKSLTEQEQFVLLSYFGLDGTESKKLEEIGSDLSLSGERIRQIKERALQRLRHNTNSKLLLLYIS; translated from the coding sequence ATCGGTTTGGCAAAATCCCAACAGGGCGGAAAAACAGCCCTTGACCTTTATATCAATGAGATTAAATCGATTGAACCTCTTGATCCAATAGAGGAAGTCAAACTTGCACAACTCTCTAAAAAAGGTGATCAAGATGCGTTCAACAAACTCATTACACATAATCTTAGGTTTGTTGTTGCAGTCGCCAAAAAATTCCAACATCATAGCATTCCATTAGAAGACCTTATTAATGAAGGGAATCTTGGTCTCATAAAAGCAGTCGATAAGTTTGATGAAACCCGGGGATTTAAATTCATTTCGTATGCTGTTTGGTGGATTTCCCAGAGTATTCGCCAAGCAATTTCCAAAACGGGGAGGACCATTCGTTTGCCAACCAATGTTACTGAATCTATGGGAAAGTTGTATAAGCAATCTCTTGAATTAGAAAGTTTGTACGAGCGGGAACCGACATCGGAAGAATTAGCAGAAATCGCCGATACCACAATTCATTGGATAGAAAACCTGCTTCAATCCACAAGCGATCCATTATCTTTAGATGATCCGGTGGGTAACTCCGAAACCACATTAAAGGATTTATTATCCTCGGAAGATCATCGACCGGAAATGCAGACCATGAAGGAATCACTCGAAACAGAAATTAGAAATACAATGAAATCCTTGACAGAACAGGAACAATTTGTATTATTGAGCTACTTTGGTCTTGATGGTACCGAATCAAAAAAACTCGAAGAAATTGGCAGTGATCTATCCTTATCCGGAGAGAGGATTCGCCAAATAAAAGAGCGCGCTCTTCAGCGCCTTCGGCATAATACAAACTCAAAACTTCTTTTATTATATATCTCTTAA
- a CDS encoding NAD(P)-binding protein has product MKPVQIAGGGISGFSAALNLAKNGIDSVVFEKQSTIGGARNGDYEGLENWIFPTRFKLFQEIGLDSFSLDSFPVTEFLVHCPPNDPINISSREPFFSIVSRGAHSKSIDQWLYRSCINNGVEIKLGETCNFEKADIIATGSRKAAAYIQGGSFKSDLSDQVHLLLGDNFAPKGYAYIIIKRGKGTLATAYKKPKSGAKNYIEETTAYFQRAGISISLDDMFASRGSFQLPVRNPFSKQIYIGEAGGYQDCLFGFGMKVGMMSGWMAASYLAGNNQYAFELNKMLREKLRFSYINRVIYERLNDSMKYALTLTLAKSDNPIQHLRSSYEWNWKRLLTFTSRRKPVEIHFT; this is encoded by the coding sequence TTGAAACCTGTACAGATAGCAGGAGGAGGAATCTCTGGTTTTTCGGCCGCGCTAAATCTGGCAAAAAATGGAATTGATTCCGTTGTTTTTGAGAAACAAAGTACAATTGGGGGTGCTCGGAACGGAGATTATGAAGGACTAGAAAATTGGATTTTCCCTACTCGGTTTAAACTATTTCAGGAAATAGGGTTGGATTCATTTTCCCTTGATTCTTTTCCGGTTACCGAATTTTTGGTGCATTGTCCACCGAATGATCCTATCAATATATCATCGCGGGAACCATTTTTTTCGATTGTAAGTAGAGGTGCACATTCAAAATCGATTGATCAATGGCTGTATCGGTCGTGCATCAATAATGGCGTAGAAATTAAACTGGGTGAAACGTGCAATTTCGAAAAAGCAGACATAATTGCCACGGGTTCTCGAAAAGCCGCGGCCTATATTCAGGGAGGAAGTTTTAAATCAGATCTTTCTGATCAAGTTCATTTACTGTTGGGTGACAATTTTGCACCCAAAGGGTATGCATATATCATTATCAAAAGGGGAAAAGGAACGCTCGCAACGGCGTATAAAAAACCGAAATCAGGCGCCAAAAATTATATAGAAGAGACGACCGCGTATTTTCAACGCGCCGGAATTTCAATCTCTTTGGATGACATGTTTGCCAGCAGAGGAAGTTTTCAACTTCCGGTCCGAAATCCATTTTCTAAGCAGATTTATATTGGAGAAGCTGGTGGATATCAGGATTGTTTATTTGGATTTGGGATGAAAGTGGGAATGATGTCCGGATGGATGGCGGCATCTTATCTTGCGGGTAATAATCAGTACGCATTTGAATTGAACAAGATGCTTCGCGAAAAATTACGATTTTCGTACATCAACAGAGTGATTTACGAAAGGCTGAACGACTCGATGAAATATGCTTTAACTCTTACGCTTGCAAAATCTGATAATCCGATTCAGCATTTACGCAGTTCGTACGAATGGAATTGGAAACGCTTATTGACATTTACTTCGAGAAGGAAACCGGTTGAAATACATTTTACTTAG
- the gatB gene encoding Asp-tRNA(Asn)/Glu-tRNA(Gln) amidotransferase subunit GatB translates to MGKIDSILSDWEPVIGLEVHVQLNTQTKMFCGCSLVYGDDPNTHTCPTCLGLPGALPVVNEEAIALAIRLGLAFGGSIREVCHFSRKNYFYPDLTKGYQISQFDEPIIEGGAVSFWHDGKETSINLTRIHLEEDAGKSIHSNGTDDTLLDFNRCGAPLIEIVSEPEMRHPSEARAYLQRIHQTVRFLEISNANMEKGELRCDANISLRKRGETILGTKTEMKNMNSFRYVEKALWYEIERQGGVLNSGGDVKQCSLLWDEKNNKAEIMRTKEDAHDYRYFPEPDLVKLDLTNGLMKRVSKESWEVPSYAEKRLVSDGLSHKDATILASEKPILNYYDRVRSEGISSSNAGKWIIVEVLRLVKEKQKDIDQLGLDPARLAELILCVENGTLNAGTAKELLGRIGNDPRSLEEMIKEEGLLQVSDMDELGSAVKSVITDNSNEFERYQNGEKQLFGFFMGATMKAMGGKSDPKLVKKILTEKLG, encoded by the coding sequence ATGGGGAAAATAGATTCTATTTTATCGGATTGGGAACCGGTCATCGGGTTGGAAGTTCATGTTCAGCTTAATACTCAAACTAAAATGTTTTGCGGATGTTCATTGGTGTACGGTGATGATCCCAATACACATACGTGCCCAACTTGCCTCGGATTGCCTGGTGCATTGCCGGTTGTCAATGAAGAAGCAATCGCTCTTGCGATACGGCTCGGTCTAGCCTTTGGGGGTTCGATTAGAGAAGTTTGTCATTTTTCACGGAAGAATTATTTTTATCCGGATTTAACCAAAGGCTACCAAATTTCCCAATTTGACGAACCTATCATTGAAGGAGGGGCTGTTTCATTTTGGCATGATGGAAAAGAGACTTCTATTAATCTAACTCGAATTCATTTAGAGGAAGATGCCGGAAAATCGATTCATTCAAACGGCACTGATGACACGTTACTGGATTTCAATCGGTGTGGCGCACCTCTAATCGAAATAGTAAGCGAACCAGAAATGAGACATCCATCCGAGGCTAGAGCATATCTTCAGAGAATTCACCAAACTGTCAGGTTTCTAGAAATATCGAATGCCAATATGGAAAAAGGTGAATTACGCTGTGATGCGAACATTTCGTTAAGGAAACGGGGTGAAACGATACTCGGGACCAAAACTGAAATGAAAAATATGAACTCATTCCGTTACGTTGAAAAAGCGCTGTGGTACGAAATTGAACGCCAAGGGGGAGTTTTGAATTCCGGAGGAGACGTTAAACAATGCTCCTTACTTTGGGATGAAAAAAATAATAAAGCAGAAATCATGCGGACCAAAGAAGATGCCCATGACTATCGATATTTCCCTGAACCGGATTTGGTGAAATTGGATTTGACAAACGGGCTGATGAAACGAGTATCTAAAGAATCTTGGGAAGTTCCTTCTTATGCAGAAAAACGTCTTGTGTCGGATGGACTCTCGCATAAAGATGCTACAATTCTTGCCAGTGAAAAACCTATATTAAATTATTATGACAGGGTTCGTTCCGAAGGGATATCCAGCTCGAATGCAGGAAAATGGATCATTGTTGAGGTACTTCGACTTGTAAAAGAAAAACAAAAAGATATTGATCAACTTGGCCTTGACCCTGCTCGCCTCGCGGAATTGATTTTATGTGTGGAAAACGGAACACTAAATGCAGGGACAGCGAAAGAATTGTTGGGGCGAATTGGTAATGATCCCAGATCGTTAGAAGAAATGATTAAAGAAGAGGGACTTTTGCAGGTTTCAGATATGGATGAACTTGGATCTGCTGTTAAATCTGTAATTACAGATAATTCGAATGAATTTGAACGATACCAAAATGGTGAAAAACAATTGTTCGGATTTTTTATGGGCGCAACAATGAAAGCCATGGGAGGGAAGTCTGATCCCAAATTAGTAAAAAAAATCCTCACGGAAAAATTGGGTTGA